A segment of the Chloroflexota bacterium genome:
CCCGGTTTGCTCGCGCTCAAGCAAGCGATGCAAACGATTGCCGATGTCATCGTCGTCGCGCCGGACCACAACTGGAGCATGTCGGGTCACGCCAAGACGATGCACAAACCCTTGCGCGTTCGCAAGACTACGCTCGCGGATGGCTCGGAGGCGTACACGAGCGACGGCGCGCCCACCGACTGCGTCGCGATTGTGATGCTGGGTCTGCTCGGCGAAAAACCCGCGCTCGTTGCGAGCGGCATCAACCCGCGCGTCAACCTGGGTCAAGACCTGACCTACTCCGGCACCGTGTCCGCCGCGATGGAAGGCACGATCAACGACGTGCCCTCGCTCGCGGTTTCGATTGACGCGGAACACGACGACGGCATTGACTTTTCGCCCGCCGCCGAGTACGCCGCGCGCATCGCGCGACGTGTGCTAACGAATGGGTTGCCGAACGGCGCGCTGCTCAATATCAACGTGCCGGCGATTCCGACGAACGAAATACGCGGCGCGCGCATCACGCGCTTGGGCAAACGCATCTATCGCGATGTCTTGATCGAACGTCAAGACCCGCAGGGCAAAAATTATTATTGGATCGGCGGCGATCCACCGACCGGCGTTGAAGACGAAGGCACGGACATTTGGGCGGTGCGGAATCGGTACGTGTCCATCACGCCGGTGCATCTCGATTTGACCAGCCACGCGTTGATTGATCCGCTCAAGGCGTGGGAAGACAATCCGCTTTGAGTGAGGCGATGAACAACTGGGTAGAGAATTCGCGGTCGTGGTTGCTCGTCATCGGCGTGGCGATCTTTGCGCTTGTCCTCGCGTTCGCTATTACGCGCTTTGACACCGAATGGACGCGCCCACCCACACCACAATCGGTGTTCGTACTCACGCCGGTCCCTGTGCCATTCCCGCCGCCTAATCCAGACCTGACCCAGGTTCCGCCGACATCCTTGCCCTATCCCGCGCCAGATGCCGCGCCGCCGATCATTCAAGCGCCAGGGATTCCATCCAACATCCAACCCGATCCAGTGCGCCCGCGCGGCGCGCCGGCTAACACAACGCCCACACTCGGACCGCAATAGATTTCGAAATTCGATTCACGTCAAAAGGAGAAGACGAATGATTCAGACAGCCATCCCCGTCAAACCACAAGAAGCCAAGGTCGAGCATCCCCAATGGGGATTCTTGCGCGGACAATTCGTGCCGATTGCAGACGCGAAAATCAGCATCATGACCCAGGTCGTGAATTATGGCATCGGCGCGTTCGGCGGCATTCGCGGTTATTGGAACGAAGGCAAAGGACAATTGTACGTTTTCCGTTTGCGCGATCACTATCGCCGCTTTTTGCAATCCGGCAAATTGCTCGCCGCGAATCTGCCGTACAGCGCGGACGACTTGGCGCGCATCACGCTCGACCTAATCCAGCGCGAAGGGTACCGCACCGATGTGTACGTGCGCCCGTTGATCTACAACGCGACGGAAGACATTACGCCGCGTCTGTACGATGTCGAATTTGATTTCGCGTGCTTTACGCGACCGCTCGGCAATTACATCAAACTCGAAGTGCGTGCCGGCACATCGTCGTGGCGACGCCTGGACGACACCGCGATCCCTTCGCGCGCCAAGATCACCGGCGGTTATATCAATTCCGCATTCGCGCGCACGGAGGCGCATTGGGGCGGCTACGATGAAGCCATCGTGCTGAACCCGGATGGTCACGTCGCCGAAGGCAGCGCAGAAAATCTGTTCATGGTGCGCGACAACGCGCTCATCACGCCGCCGGTCAACGACAATATTCTCGAAGGCATCACGCGGCGCACCTTGTTGCAATTGGTGCGCGACGATCTGAAACTGCCGGTCGTCGAGCGTTCGATTGATCGCTCCGAGCTGTACATCGCGGACGAGGTGATGTTCTGCGGCACCGGCGCGCAGGTCGCGGGCGTCGTCGAAATTGATCATCGCAAGATTGGCGACGGCAAGCTCGGTCCGGTCACGCGTCAATTGCAAGACGTGTACTTTGCGACCGTGCGCGGCGAAAATGCCAAGTACACGGATTGGCTGACGCCGGTGTACAATTAAGGATGATGGATGAAGGCGGAAGGATGAACTTGCTTTTTTCATCCTTCACCCCTCATCCTTCTGCCTTGAGCATGAGCACTCGCCATCCCATCGCGCCGCCGCCTGACGCGCCCCCGGAATCTCTCACGTCGTTTCCGCTGATTGACGCACCGATCACGGAGGACGCCTTGACGCGCTTGCAGAGCGATCACACATTGCACGTTCTGCTGATTAGCGCGTTC
Coding sequences within it:
- a CDS encoding branched-chain amino acid transaminase; the encoded protein is MIQTAIPVKPQEAKVEHPQWGFLRGQFVPIADAKISIMTQVVNYGIGAFGGIRGYWNEGKGQLYVFRLRDHYRRFLQSGKLLAANLPYSADDLARITLDLIQREGYRTDVYVRPLIYNATEDITPRLYDVEFDFACFTRPLGNYIKLEVRAGTSSWRRLDDTAIPSRAKITGGYINSAFARTEAHWGGYDEAIVLNPDGHVAEGSAENLFMVRDNALITPPVNDNILEGITRRTLLQLVRDDLKLPVVERSIDRSELYIADEVMFCGTGAQVAGVVEIDHRKIGDGKLGPVTRQLQDVYFATVRGENAKYTDWLTPVYN
- the surE gene encoding 5'/3'-nucleotidase SurE — its product is MYILVTNDDGVTAPGLLALKQAMQTIADVIVVAPDHNWSMSGHAKTMHKPLRVRKTTLADGSEAYTSDGAPTDCVAIVMLGLLGEKPALVASGINPRVNLGQDLTYSGTVSAAMEGTINDVPSLAVSIDAEHDDGIDFSPAAEYAARIARRVLTNGLPNGALLNINVPAIPTNEIRGARITRLGKRIYRDVLIERQDPQGKNYYWIGGDPPTGVEDEGTDIWAVRNRYVSITPVHLDLTSHALIDPLKAWEDNPL